A single Eremothecium sinecaudum strain ATCC 58844 chromosome VIII, complete sequence DNA region contains:
- the SMD2 gene encoding mRNA splicing protein SMD2 (Syntenic homolog of Ashbya gossypii AGR277W; Syntenic homolog of Saccharomyces cerevisiae YLR275W (SMD2); 1-intron in Ashbya gossypii): MSTLVNRARSELTQDELAQLEEFEFKHGPMSLINEAMISKVPVIISLRNNHKIIARVKSFDRHCNMVLENVKEIWTEKEGNKVANKERFISKLFLRGDSVIVVLKAAL; encoded by the exons ATGTC AACCCTTGTAAATCGTGCACGGTCGGAACTAACACAAGATGAGCTTGCTCAGCTGGAAGAGTTTGAATTTAAGCATGGACCAATGTCACTAATAAATGAAGCAATGATATCAAAGGTACCTGTTATAATATCACTGAGGAACAATCACAAAATAATAGCACGAGTTAAGTCCTTTGATAGACACTGTAATATGGTTTTAGAAAACGTTAAGGAAATATGGACGGAAAAAGAAGGTAATAAGGTAGCTAATAAAGAACGATTTATATCAAAATTGTTCCTAAGAGGAGATTCAGTAATAGTGGTTCTGAAAGCCGCACTGTAA